The following proteins are co-located in the Manihot esculenta cultivar AM560-2 chromosome 9, M.esculenta_v8, whole genome shotgun sequence genome:
- the LOC122724602 gene encoding aspartic proteinase nepenthesin-1-like, with product MAIHHSRIVLLFFFLYATFTIFCYASNVSEAKTKPTKLITKLIHRNSIHSPFHNPHHSIEDKAKFIFENSLARFTNYKTDLAAGTDMGLLFLVRFYIGNPAISQLAVMDTASNLLWVQCSPNWYISRRSPIPLLDPLKSSTYASMPCKSEFCSYFPSSSCINEQCTYNISYVNAPPSTGNAATEQLLFESDENIVVVPQVIFGCSKVNKEYIDGGINGVFGLGPKKLSMARQLANKFSYCIGDFYDPNYNYNRLILGDEARLEGDTTPLEMSELHYYLNLQEISIGENTLDIDKKVFIRNITDKSKLSGVIIDSGSVATWLVNEAYYRFRNEVKRILGDSIVDTKECRWCLCYEGTMAQNLTNFPEVVYHFSEEAVLEVGFDGIFYQATASIFCMAVYPSSRLPDKPFQDATVIGVMAQQNHNVAYDLQEKKLYLESIDCQVYEG from the coding sequence ATGGCGATCCATCACTCAAGAATTGTGCTTCTATTCTTCTTCCTATATGCaactttcaccattttctgctaCGCCTCCAATGTTTCAGAAGCCAAAACCAAACCTACAAAATTGATCACCAAACTAATCCACCGCAATTCTATTCACTCCCCATTTCATAACCCCCACCACAGCATAGAAGATAAAGCCAAATTCATTTTTGAAAACTCACTTGCACGCTTCACTAATTACAAAACTGATCTAGCTGCTGGGACTGACATGGGCTTGCTATTTCTAGTACGTTTTTATATAGGCAATCCAGCGATCTCACAACTAGCCGTCATGGACACTGCAAGTAACCTATTATGGGTACAATGCTCCCCAAATTGGTATATTTCCCGACGTAGTCCAATTCCATTGTTAGATCCTTTAAAATCATCTACATATGCCAGTATGCCTTGCAAATCAGAGTTCTGCTCATATTTTCCTAGTTCTAGTTGTATAAATGAGCAGTGCACTTATAATATTTCATATGTCAATGCTCCTCCATCAACAGGAAATGCAGCTACTGAGCAACTCCTCTTCGAATCAGATGAAAATATAGTTGTTGTTCCTCAAGTAATATTTGGTTGTAGTAAAGTTAACAAAGAATATATTGATGGTGGTATCAATGGTGTTTTTGGCCTCGGACCGAAAAAGCTATCTATGGCGAGGCAACTAGCAAACAAATTCTCTTACTGCATTGGGGACTTTTATGATCCCAACTACAACTATAATCGCTTGATCTTAGGAGATGAGGCACGCTTAGAGGGAGATACAACACCTCTGGAGATGAGTGAATTACATTACTATTTAAATCTTCAAGAAATAAGCATTGGAGAAAACACGCTTGACATTGATAAGAAAGTGTTTATAAGAAACATAACAGATAAAAGCAAGCTATCTGGAGTAATCATAGACTCCGGAAGTGTGGCTACTTGGCTGGTGAACGAAGCGTATTACAGGTTTAGGAATGAGGTGAAGAGGATATTGGGTGATTCTATAGTAGACACGAAGGAATGTAGATGGTGTTTGTGCTATGAAGGTACCATGGCTCAGAACCTAACAAACTTTCCAGAAGTGGTCTACCACTTTAGTGAAGAAGCTGTTTTAGAAGTGGGATTTGATGGTATATTTTATCAAGCTACCGCATCTATATTTTGCATGGCTGTTTATCCAAGCTCTCGTCTTCCAGACAAGCCTTTTCAGGATGCAACTGTCATAGGTGTCATGGCTCAACAAAACCATAACGTAGCTTATGATTTGCAAGAGAAGAAATTATATCTGGAGAGTATTGATTGTCAAGTTTATGAGGGTTAG